In a single window of the Phocoena phocoena chromosome 14, mPhoPho1.1, whole genome shotgun sequence genome:
- the RAB1A gene encoding ras-related protein Rab-1A isoform X2 produces MSSMNPEYDYLFKLLLIGDSGVGKSCLLLRFAWDTAGQERFRTITSSYYRGAHGIIVVYDVTDQESFNNVKQWLQEIDRYASENVNKLLVGNKCDLTTKKVVDYTTAKEFADSLGIPFLETSAKNATNVEQSFMTMAAEIKKRMGPGATAGGAEKSNVKIQSTPVKQSGGGCC; encoded by the exons ATGTCCAGCATGAATCCCGAATA tgATTATTTATTCAAGTTACTTCTGATCGGCGACTCTGGAGTTGGAAAGTCTTGCCTCCTTCTTAGGTTTGCA TGGGACACAGCAGGCCAAGAAAGATTTAGAACAATCACCTCCAGTTATTACAGAGGAGCCCATGGCATCATAGTTGTGTATGATGTTACAGATCAG GAGTCCTTCAATAATGTTAAACAGTGGCTGCAGGAAATAGACCGTTATGCCAGTGAAAACGTCAACAAGTTGTTGGTAGGGAACAAATGTGATCTGACCACAAAGAAAGTAGTAGACTACACAACAGCAAAG GAATTTGCTGATTCCCTTGGAATTCCATTTTTGGAAACCAGTGCTAAGAATGCAACGAATGTAGAACAGTCTTTCATGACAATGGCAGCTGAGATTAAAAAGCGAATGGGTCCTGGAGCAACAGCTGGTGGTGCAGAGAAGTCCAATGTTAAAATTCAGAGCACTCCGGTCAAGCAGTCAGGTGGAGGTTGCTGCTAA
- the RAB1A gene encoding ras-related protein Rab-1A isoform X1 — protein MSSMNPEYDYLFKLLLIGDSGVGKSCLLLRFADDTYTESYISTIGVDFKIRTIELDGKTIKLQIWDTAGQERFRTITSSYYRGAHGIIVVYDVTDQESFNNVKQWLQEIDRYASENVNKLLVGNKCDLTTKKVVDYTTAKEFADSLGIPFLETSAKNATNVEQSFMTMAAEIKKRMGPGATAGGAEKSNVKIQSTPVKQSGGGCC, from the exons ATGTCCAGCATGAATCCCGAATA tgATTATTTATTCAAGTTACTTCTGATCGGCGACTCTGGAGTTGGAAAGTCTTGCCTCCTTCTTAGGTTTGCA GATGATACATATACAGAAAGCTATATCAGCACAATTGGTGTGGATTTCAAAATAAGAACTATAGAGTTAGATGGGAAAACAATCAAACTTCAAATA TGGGACACAGCAGGCCAAGAAAGATTTAGAACAATCACCTCCAGTTATTACAGAGGAGCCCATGGCATCATAGTTGTGTATGATGTTACAGATCAG GAGTCCTTCAATAATGTTAAACAGTGGCTGCAGGAAATAGACCGTTATGCCAGTGAAAACGTCAACAAGTTGTTGGTAGGGAACAAATGTGATCTGACCACAAAGAAAGTAGTAGACTACACAACAGCAAAG GAATTTGCTGATTCCCTTGGAATTCCATTTTTGGAAACCAGTGCTAAGAATGCAACGAATGTAGAACAGTCTTTCATGACAATGGCAGCTGAGATTAAAAAGCGAATGGGTCCTGGAGCAACAGCTGGTGGTGCAGAGAAGTCCAATGTTAAAATTCAGAGCACTCCGGTCAAGCAGTCAGGTGGAGGTTGCTGCTAA